Proteins encoded by one window of Clostridium bornimense:
- a CDS encoding D-alanyl-D-alanine carboxypeptidase family protein: MKKLRFISFVLIFVILFPFGSVALAEGGKNEENHNPLEPECRSAILIEPVTGKVIFEKNSNEKYPPASVTKIMTMLLAMEAVDSGRIKLDDKITCSEKVKSMGGSSMLLDNNEVRTVEEIIKGIGIASGNDAAVAMAEYLAGSEEAFVVMMNKRAQELGMNNTSFKNCTGLSAPDHYTTASDIAKMSMELLKHPQILKYTGTYMETISEGRKTPIELVNHNKLVRFFKGCDGLKTGFTSEAMYCISATAVRDDVRMLTVIMGAPSFKVRNRDASNLMNYGFSKFECKTLVEKDAEVQRIDLDKNGEKFYLLKSADDVKTIVERGEDFKLEQKIILDEKKKYAKAGEIIGSCEFYNGSNLIGKVDLYCDRDISKGSIFENFKDYIKNLFNCAV; this comes from the coding sequence ATGAAAAAATTAAGATTTATATCATTTGTATTGATATTTGTCATATTATTTCCATTTGGATCTGTTGCATTAGCAGAGGGTGGAAAAAATGAAGAAAATCATAATCCTTTAGAACCAGAATGTAGAAGTGCAATTTTAATAGAACCTGTAACTGGAAAAGTAATCTTTGAAAAAAATTCTAATGAGAAGTATCCACCAGCATCTGTAACAAAGATAATGACTATGTTATTAGCTATGGAAGCAGTAGATAGTGGTAGAATCAAATTAGATGATAAAATAACATGTTCTGAAAAAGTTAAAAGCATGGGGGGATCTTCAATGCTTTTAGATAATAACGAGGTTAGAACAGTAGAAGAAATAATAAAAGGAATAGGAATAGCATCAGGAAATGATGCTGCAGTTGCTATGGCAGAATATCTAGCTGGTTCAGAAGAGGCATTTGTTGTTATGATGAATAAGAGGGCACAAGAACTTGGAATGAATAATACTTCTTTTAAGAATTGTACTGGTCTTTCTGCACCAGATCATTATACAACAGCAAGTGACATAGCAAAAATGTCAATGGAACTATTAAAACATCCTCAAATATTAAAATATACAGGTACATATATGGAGACAATAAGTGAAGGTAGAAAGACTCCTATAGAGCTAGTTAATCACAATAAATTAGTGAGATTTTTTAAAGGTTGTGATGGTTTAAAAACAGGGTTTACTTCAGAAGCAATGTATTGTATATCAGCTACAGCTGTGAGAGATGACGTAAGAATGTTAACAGTTATTATGGGAGCACCATCTTTCAAAGTTAGAAATAGAGATGCATCAAATTTAATGAACTATGGATTTTCTAAATTTGAATGTAAGACGCTTGTTGAAAAAGATGCAGAAGTACAAAGAATAGATTTGGATAAAAATGGAGAAAAGTTTTATCTGTTAAAAAGTGCTGATGATGTTAAAACAATTGTAGAAAGAGGAGAAGATTTTAAGTTAGAACAAAAAATTATTTTAGATGAAAAGAAAAAGTATGCAAAAGCTGGAGAGATTATTGGATCATGTGAATTTTATAATGGTTCTAATCTAATTGGAAAAGTAGATTTATATTGTGATAGAGATATATCTAAAGGTTCTATATTTGAAAACTTTAAGGATTATATAAAAAATTTATTTAATTGTGCTGTTTAG
- the fliY gene encoding flagellar motor switch phosphatase FliY: protein MTEGFLSQDEINALLNGEIENEEKKENTTLTDIEKDLLGEIGNISMGTASTALSQIINCKVNITTPVVTSTTFEDLREEFDIPNLALNIKYISGIVGQNLLVMKIKDSGVIANLMMGGDGRVEVSELTEIEISAVQEAMNQMIGSAATSMATMLGREVNISPPVSEVWNNTEEAVKSGIELEKEIVKVSFRITIGDLVDSNIMQIYPVETAKYICSIMMGEEEKSQNNDIKATPEYLEEKVEFKSPVHEEFIENPTPVSVQKASFQPLREIPRENLPNNIDLIMDVNLDISVVLGRTKKTIKDILALGNGSLIELDRLAEEPVEILVNGKRIAYGEVVVVDENFGVRITSIVSGEDRIKSLSK, encoded by the coding sequence ATGACTGAAGGATTCCTTTCACAAGATGAAATAAATGCTCTATTAAATGGAGAAATAGAAAATGAAGAAAAAAAAGAAAATACCACTTTAACAGATATAGAAAAAGATCTTTTAGGTGAAATTGGAAATATTTCCATGGGAACGGCATCAACAGCATTATCTCAAATCATAAATTGTAAAGTTAATATAACTACACCAGTAGTTACATCTACGACATTTGAGGATTTAAGAGAAGAGTTTGATATACCTAATCTTGCATTAAATATAAAATATATATCTGGAATAGTTGGGCAAAATCTTTTAGTTATGAAGATTAAGGATTCAGGTGTTATTGCTAACTTAATGATGGGTGGAGATGGAAGGGTTGAGGTTTCTGAACTTACAGAGATAGAAATATCTGCAGTTCAAGAAGCAATGAACCAAATGATAGGGTCTGCAGCTACATCTATGGCTACAATGCTTGGAAGAGAAGTAAATATATCACCACCAGTATCAGAAGTGTGGAATAATACGGAAGAAGCTGTAAAATCAGGTATTGAATTAGAAAAAGAAATTGTAAAGGTATCTTTTAGAATTACAATAGGAGATTTAGTTGATTCTAACATAATGCAAATTTATCCTGTAGAAACTGCAAAATACATATGCTCAATTATGATGGGTGAAGAAGAAAAATCACAAAATAATGATATTAAGGCTACGCCAGAGTATCTTGAGGAAAAAGTTGAATTTAAATCACCAGTTCATGAGGAGTTTATAGAAAATCCAACACCTGTTTCAGTACAAAAAGCTAGTTTTCAACCTTTAAGAGAGATTCCAAGAGAAAACTTACCAAATAATATAGATTTAATAATGGATGTTAACTTAGATATATCTGTTGTACTAGGAAGAACTAAAAAAACTATTAAAGATATTTTGGCACTTGGAAATGGTTCACTAATTGAATTAGATAGACTTGCTGAGGAACCAGTAGAAATCTTAGTAAATGGTAAAAGAATTGCTTATGGTGAAGTTGTTGTCGTTGATGAAAACTTTGGAGTTAGAATTACGTCAATAGTAAGTGGAGAAGATAGAATTAAATCATTATCAAAATAA
- the fliM gene encoding flagellar motor switch protein FliM, with the protein MADVLSQSEIDALLLALDSGELKPEEITNEEEKQKVKLYDFRSPQKFSKDHIRTLELIYDNYSRIIANYLAAQVRTTVKVNLEYIEQTTYEEFMHSISNPTILNLFKLQPLSGTLLFETNQQFTYQIIDILLGGKGEGVYKTRSISDIDRNIIMKINQALVAHLKLAWSDVLSVEPEFEGIETNPALNQTLAPHEPVVLITLSVEIGKNSTFLNMCIPYLSVEKILDKLVFSYWYQESDENDKAETQEKIVENLNKVEVPINVLLGKSQISVHDFLSVMTGDVITLDTKCDDPLKVLVDNKVHYIAKPGVVGKKLGVQVISVNNEEVDGDD; encoded by the coding sequence ATGGCAGATGTATTGTCACAAAGTGAGATAGACGCCTTATTATTAGCCTTAGACTCTGGAGAATTAAAGCCGGAAGAAATTACAAATGAAGAAGAAAAGCAGAAAGTAAAATTATATGATTTTAGAAGTCCACAGAAGTTTTCAAAAGATCATATAAGAACACTGGAGCTTATATATGATAATTATTCTAGGATAATTGCTAATTATCTTGCGGCACAAGTTAGAACTACTGTTAAAGTAAATTTGGAGTATATAGAACAGACTACATATGAAGAATTTATGCATTCTATATCTAATCCTACAATATTAAATTTATTTAAATTGCAACCGCTTAGTGGAACATTATTGTTTGAAACTAATCAACAATTTACATATCAAATAATAGATATTTTATTGGGTGGAAAAGGAGAAGGTGTATATAAGACTAGGAGTATTTCTGATATTGATAGAAATATAATTATGAAAATAAATCAAGCTTTAGTTGCACATCTAAAGCTTGCTTGGTCTGATGTATTATCAGTAGAGCCAGAGTTTGAAGGAATAGAAACTAATCCAGCACTGAATCAAACATTAGCACCACATGAACCAGTGGTACTTATTACCTTATCTGTAGAGATAGGAAAAAATAGTACATTTTTAAATATGTGTATACCGTATTTAAGTGTAGAGAAGATACTCGATAAGCTAGTTTTTAGTTATTGGTATCAAGAAAGTGATGAAAATGACAAGGCTGAAACACAGGAAAAGATAGTAGAAAACTTAAATAAGGTTGAAGTACCTATAAACGTTCTGTTAGGTAAGAGTCAAATTTCCGTCCATGACTTTTTAAGTGTAATGACCGGGGATGTAATCACTTTAGATACTAAGTGTGATGATCCTTTAAAAGTTTTAGTAGATAATAAGGTTCATTATATTGCTAAACCGGGAGTTGTAGGTAAAAAATTAGGAGTTCAAGTTATAAGCGTAAATAATGAGGAGGTGGATGGTGATGACTGA
- a CDS encoding chemotaxis protein CheW, with amino-acid sequence MQVVVFKLKDEEFGVETSKVQNIGDNMSITRVPKSPAFIKGLVNLRGNVITLLDINLLLGIDNDNESTNTIILKLEEEEIGITVDEVKEVLEVDENVIERNSVEDENSYIKGILNFKDRIVTLIDVAELL; translated from the coding sequence ATGCAAGTTGTTGTATTTAAACTAAAGGATGAAGAATTTGGAGTAGAAACTTCAAAGGTCCAAAATATAGGGGATAATATGAGCATAACAAGGGTTCCTAAATCTCCAGCATTCATTAAAGGATTAGTTAACCTAAGAGGAAATGTAATAACTCTATTAGATATTAATCTGTTACTTGGAATAGATAACGATAATGAATCAACGAACACAATAATATTAAAATTAGAAGAAGAAGAAATTGGAATTACTGTTGATGAAGTAAAAGAAGTTTTAGAAGTAGATGAAAATGTAATTGAAAGAAATTCAGTAGAAGATGAAAATTCATATATTAAAGGGATATTGAATTTTAAGGATAGAATTGTTACACTAATTGATGTAGCGGAATTATTATAA
- a CDS encoding response regulator: MARVLIVDDAAFMRMMIKDILGKNGFEIVGEAPNGLKAVELYKKERPDVVTMDITMPEMDGIEAVKEIKAFDPNAKIVMCSAMGQQTMVMDAIRAGAKDFIVKPFQADRVLEALNKAIG, translated from the coding sequence ATGGCTAGAGTGTTAATAGTAGATGATGCTGCATTTATGAGAATGATGATTAAGGATATTTTAGGGAAGAATGGTTTTGAAATAGTTGGTGAAGCACCAAATGGGTTAAAAGCGGTAGAACTTTATAAGAAGGAAAGACCAGATGTTGTTACTATGGATATAACAATGCCTGAAATGGATGGAATCGAGGCTGTTAAAGAAATAAAAGCTTTTGATCCAAATGCAAAAATAGTTATGTGTTCTGCAATGGGACAACAAACTATGGTAATGGATGCAATTCGTGCAGGAGCAAAAGATTTTATAGTTAAGCCATTCCAAGCGGATAGAGTTTTAGAAGCACTTAATAAAGCTATAGGATAG
- a CDS encoding chemotaxis protein CheC — MNIGLTNLQLDVLKEICNIGAGNAATSLSKFINKKVDMSVPCARIISYDSIYDKLEDRAVIAVVVRVLEGIEGNILVIFNEEIAKNLIESLTGSKENIFDEMGTSLMCEIGNIMSGTFLETIAKFANFTEESLTLSVPALCYDMLTAILSTIFIESGQHEDFVLELDTEFTIEDDKKDCLFYFIPVPGSLDNILEKLKIN, encoded by the coding sequence ATGAATATAGGACTAACAAACCTACAATTGGATGTATTAAAAGAAATTTGTAATATTGGGGCTGGTAATGCAGCTACTTCGCTATCAAAGTTTATTAATAAAAAAGTAGATATGAGTGTACCATGTGCAAGGATTATATCTTATGATAGCATATATGATAAGTTGGAAGATAGAGCTGTTATTGCAGTTGTAGTAAGAGTATTAGAAGGTATAGAAGGTAATATTTTAGTTATTTTTAATGAAGAAATAGCTAAAAATCTTATTGAAAGTTTAACTGGAAGTAAGGAAAATATATTTGATGAAATGGGAACTTCACTTATGTGTGAAATTGGTAATATTATGTCTGGAACATTTTTAGAAACAATAGCTAAATTTGCCAATTTTACAGAGGAAAGTTTAACCTTGTCTGTTCCAGCTTTATGTTATGATATGCTAACAGCAATTTTATCCACAATATTTATAGAATCAGGACAACATGAGGATTTTGTGTTAGAATTAGATACAGAATTTACAATAGAGGATGATAAGAAAGATTGTTTATTTTATTTTATTCCAGTTCCAGGTTCATTAGATAATATATTAGAAAAATTAAAAATTAATTAA
- a CDS encoding chemotaxis protein CheA, giving the protein MDTSQYLSMFLEESMDNLQALNESLLQLEQEPENIDKVNEIFRVAHTLKGMAATMGYSKMAELTHKMEDVLSRFRDGDLNVTQEVVTVLFTCLDKLEQMVDAISEGNEEGEIEGIIKELESLHSQSMEVPLSSEQEKQGESDKVSSIVLNEYDISVIKQVIEKDYNVYEINITLDEKTLLKSARAFLIVKALEDSGDIIKIHPSTEDIENENFDLDFTAIYVSKKTDTEVYESIIGISEVASVQVKFLNDSFKEKLEIKPTVQVNPKPVVEKSKQAATNKVTKKEEKKSNQHKKVHQSVRVDLERLDNFMNMVSELVIHRTRLEQIASGYRILDLSETLEQVARTTSDLQDLVMKIRMLPLDTVFNRFPRMVRDLSVELDKEMELIIEGQETELDRTVIDEIGEPLIHLIRNAADHGIESKEEREAAGKDPVGKIKLIAYQEGTKAVIKVQDDGAGINVDKIKAKAERLGISTEGMNDTDIRNLIFNQGFSTNEEVTDISGRGVGMDVVKTKIAALGGTVDLISELGEGSSFIIKLPLTLQIIQALLVKVGSETMAISLGYVNEIVEFKEEDIKKTNNQEVIIYRGAIIPLIRINEKLDIEAKNESKGFVVIVKVGEKTAGILVDSLMGQQEIVIKPLGKILKNLKQYIGATILGDGLVTLILDIAALI; this is encoded by the coding sequence ATGGATACATCACAATATTTATCAATGTTTTTAGAAGAATCTATGGACAATCTTCAAGCATTAAATGAGTCATTACTGCAATTAGAGCAAGAGCCAGAAAATATAGATAAAGTAAATGAAATATTTAGAGTTGCACATACATTAAAAGGTATGGCAGCGACAATGGGCTATAGTAAAATGGCAGAATTGACTCATAAGATGGAAGATGTTTTATCAAGATTTAGAGATGGAGATTTAAATGTAACTCAAGAAGTTGTAACAGTGCTTTTCACATGTTTAGACAAATTAGAACAAATGGTGGATGCTATATCAGAAGGTAATGAAGAAGGAGAAATAGAAGGAATAATTAAGGAATTAGAATCTTTACATTCTCAAAGTATGGAAGTGCCATTATCATCAGAACAAGAAAAACAAGGTGAAAGTGATAAAGTAAGTTCTATTGTATTAAATGAATATGATATAAGTGTTATTAAACAAGTTATCGAAAAAGACTACAATGTTTATGAAATAAATATAACTTTAGATGAAAAAACGTTATTGAAATCTGCAAGAGCATTTCTTATAGTTAAGGCTCTTGAAGATAGTGGTGACATAATTAAGATACATCCTTCAACAGAAGATATAGAAAATGAAAATTTTGATTTGGATTTTACAGCAATATATGTTAGCAAAAAAACAGATACTGAGGTATATGAATCAATAATAGGAATTTCAGAAGTGGCATCAGTACAAGTGAAATTTTTAAATGATAGTTTTAAAGAGAAATTAGAAATAAAACCTACAGTACAAGTAAACCCAAAACCAGTAGTTGAAAAAAGTAAACAAGCTGCGACAAATAAGGTTACAAAGAAAGAAGAAAAGAAGTCTAATCAGCATAAAAAAGTTCACCAATCAGTAAGAGTAGATCTTGAAAGATTAGATAATTTTATGAATATGGTTTCAGAATTAGTTATTCATAGAACAAGGTTAGAACAAATAGCAAGTGGATATAGAATTTTAGATTTAAGTGAAACATTAGAGCAAGTTGCAAGAACAACATCAGATTTGCAAGACTTAGTTATGAAGATCAGAATGCTGCCTTTAGATACTGTGTTCAATAGATTTCCAAGGATGGTTCGTGATTTAAGTGTAGAATTAGATAAGGAAATGGAACTTATTATAGAAGGACAGGAAACAGAGCTAGACAGAACTGTAATAGATGAAATAGGTGAACCTTTAATTCATTTAATTAGAAATGCGGCAGATCATGGAATCGAAAGCAAAGAAGAAAGAGAAGCAGCTGGAAAAGATCCTGTAGGAAAGATAAAACTTATTGCGTATCAAGAAGGAACTAAGGCCGTAATTAAGGTACAAGATGATGGTGCAGGAATTAATGTAGACAAAATAAAAGCTAAGGCAGAGAGATTAGGCATATCTACAGAAGGAATGAATGATACTGACATTAGAAACCTTATATTTAATCAAGGGTTCTCTACGAATGAAGAAGTAACAGATATATCCGGAAGAGGAGTAGGAATGGATGTCGTTAAGACAAAAATAGCTGCTCTTGGTGGAACTGTAGATTTGATATCAGAATTAGGAGAAGGTTCTTCTTTCATAATAAAGCTTCCATTAACATTACAAATTATACAAGCTTTATTAGTAAAAGTAGGATCAGAAACTATGGCAATATCATTAGGTTATGTTAATGAAATAGTTGAGTTTAAGGAAGAAGATATCAAAAAGACTAATAATCAAGAAGTAATAATTTATAGAGGAGCAATTATTCCTTTAATAAGAATAAATGAAAAGTTAGATATTGAAGCTAAAAATGAATCCAAAGGATTTGTTGTTATAGTTAAGGTAGGCGAAAAAACTGCTGGAATACTAGTAGATTCACTTATGGGACAACAAGAAATTGTTATTAAACCATTAGGTAAGATATTAAAGAATCTAAAACAATATATAGGTGCTACAATTTTAGGAGATGGTCTAGTAACTTTAATCTTAGATATAGCTGCATTGATTTAG
- a CDS encoding CheR family methyltransferase, giving the protein MNINEFKNWVFKEFNINLIAYKEVQLDRRILSLMNKCNIKDLGEYSRVLKTDKKQRQIFLDFITINVTEFFRNPELFDELKNEIRKGVNNSNGTYKIWSAACSIGCEPYSLAMIIKEFNARKKVSILATDLDTTILNKAKIGEYSNIEMKNMDSTMINKYFKVDNGKYYINDDIKEMVSFKKHDLILDDYEKGFDCILCRNVVIYFKQEVKEEIYNKFAKSLKQGGIFFVGATESIYNYKNYGFEKVSTFIYRKI; this is encoded by the coding sequence TTGAACATAAATGAGTTTAAGAACTGGGTTTTTAAGGAATTTAATATTAATTTAATTGCATATAAAGAAGTTCAATTGGATAGAAGGATACTTTCTTTAATGAATAAATGCAATATAAAAGATTTAGGAGAGTATTCGAGAGTATTAAAGACTGATAAAAAACAAAGACAAATTTTCTTAGATTTTATAACAATAAATGTAACAGAATTTTTTAGAAATCCTGAATTGTTCGATGAACTAAAAAATGAGATAAGAAAAGGCGTAAATAATTCTAATGGAACCTACAAGATATGGAGTGCAGCTTGCTCTATAGGATGCGAACCATATTCATTAGCAATGATTATAAAAGAATTTAACGCAAGAAAAAAAGTAAGTATTTTAGCTACAGATTTAGATACCACAATTTTAAATAAGGCTAAGATTGGAGAATATTCAAACATTGAAATGAAAAATATGGATTCTACTATGATAAATAAATATTTTAAAGTAGATAATGGAAAGTACTACATAAATGACGATATAAAAGAAATGGTAAGTTTTAAAAAGCATGATCTGATTTTAGATGATTATGAAAAGGGATTTGACTGCATCTTATGTAGAAATGTAGTTATATATTTTAAGCAAGAAGTAAAAGAGGAAATATACAATAAGTTCGCTAAATCATTAAAGCAAGGCGGCATATTTTTTGTAGGCGCCACAGAGAGTATATATAATTACAAAAATTATGGATTTGAAAAAGTGTCTACATTTATTTATAGAAAAATATAG